Proteins from one Halopseudomonas pelagia genomic window:
- the xthA gene encoding exodeoxyribonuclease III has product MKIVSFNINGLRARPHQLQQIVEKHDPDVIGLQETKVDDPMFPLADVQALGYHVHFHGQKGHYGVALLTRAEPLWVRKGLPNDNDESQKRMISAAIPVKDGEPLIVFNGYFPQGESRDHPIKFPAKTRFYADLQRHLEDDYRPEQRLVVMGDVNISPEDADIGIGADNAKRWLRTGKCSFLPEEREWMGRLKGWGLIDTFRHLNPEVDDRFSWFDYRSRGFEDNPKRGLRIDLVMASKGLIDHCIDSGIDYDIRGMEKPSDHAPIWAQFQL; this is encoded by the coding sequence ATGAAAATCGTTTCTTTTAATATCAACGGCTTGAGGGCAAGACCTCATCAATTGCAACAGATTGTGGAAAAACATGATCCAGACGTTATCGGCCTGCAGGAAACCAAAGTCGACGATCCTATGTTTCCGCTAGCCGATGTGCAAGCCTTGGGCTACCACGTACATTTTCACGGCCAGAAGGGTCACTACGGTGTCGCCTTGCTGACGCGCGCCGAGCCTCTGTGGGTGCGCAAGGGCTTGCCGAATGACAACGACGAATCACAGAAACGCATGATAAGTGCGGCTATTCCAGTAAAAGACGGTGAGCCATTGATTGTCTTCAATGGCTACTTCCCTCAAGGTGAGAGCCGCGACCATCCGATCAAGTTCCCGGCTAAAACACGTTTCTACGCCGACCTTCAGCGCCACCTTGAGGACGATTACCGTCCAGAGCAGAGACTGGTGGTGATGGGCGATGTCAACATCTCTCCGGAAGATGCGGATATCGGCATTGGTGCGGATAACGCCAAGCGCTGGTTACGCACCGGCAAATGCAGTTTTCTGCCGGAAGAACGCGAGTGGATGGGCAGGCTCAAGGGGTGGGGGCTGATTGATACCTTTCGGCACCTGAACCCCGAGGTGGACGACCGTTTCAGCTGGTTCGATTATCGCAGCCGCGGCTTTGAAGACAACCCCAAGCGCGGTTTGCGGATCGACCTGGTCATGGCCAGCAAGGGCCTTATTGATCACTGCATAGACAGCGGAATCGACTATGACATTCGGGGAATGGAGAAGCCTTCCGACCACGCGCCGATCTGGGCGCAGTTCCAGCTCTGA